CTACGGCGTTGCGGCCATGGACGCGGTACACGGCGGGCACTTCGGAGTGCTCGTGGGTCTGCACGGCAACGAGATCGTCAACGTGCCTCTGGCCGAGGTCTCCGAGGGCATTCGGACCGTGGACGAGAAGTTCTACGAGATGACCAAGACCTTCTGGGGTTTCTAGAAATGTCCCCCGCGCAGTCTTTTTCCGTCGATGAGCGCGCGATCCTCGACCAGGTGAACCAAAAGGTCGCAGCATCGGAATCCATCGAGCGCATCATCGATTTCCTCTTCGATTCCACGGAGAAGATATTTCCCTGCGACCGCATCGGCCTGTCGCTCATCGAGGACGAGGGCCGCCGCGTGGTTGCCCATTATACCAGGGCTTCTTACGAGCCCGTGTTGCTCTCCAAGGGTTATGCCGAGGACCTGCAGGGGAGCAGTCTTGCCGAGGTCGTGCGGCGGGGCGTTCCGCGCGTGATAAGCGATCTCGAATCATACCTGAAGGAACATCCGCATAGCCCTTCCACCGGATTGCTCGTGAAAGAGGGGGTCCGCTCCAGCATGACTTGCCCGCTCGCAGTGGAGGGCCGCAACGTCGGCCTCCTCTTCCGCAGCTCGCGGAGGAAGGACGCGTACGACGACCACCAGGTGATGCTCCATCTCGCGGTCGCGGAGAGGCTCGCGCAGGCGGTGGAGAAGGCTTGGCGCATAGAGCAGCTCTCGGAGGCCAACCGCTCCTACTTCGAGATGCTGGGCTTCGTGTCGCACGAGCTCAAGAGTCCGCTGGCTTCGATAATAATGGAGGGGGAAATACTCTCCAAAAATTATATGGGAGATCTGACCCCTGAGCAG
The window above is part of the bacterium genome. Proteins encoded here:
- a CDS encoding GAF domain-containing sensor histidine kinase, with amino-acid sequence MSPAQSFSVDERAILDQVNQKVAASESIERIIDFLFDSTEKIFPCDRIGLSLIEDEGRRVVAHYTRASYEPVLLSKGYAEDLQGSSLAEVVRRGVPRVISDLESYLKEHPHSPSTGLLVKEGVRSSMTCPLAVEGRNVGLLFRSSRRKDAYDDHQVMLHLAVAERLAQAVEKAWRIEQLSEANRSYFEMLGFVSHELKSPLASIIMEGEILSKNYMGDLTPEQKEHVGKMIGKAENLLGLIREYLDLSSLEGGSLRIDSKPGIDLRSQVVEPCIEVLKPQIKEKKSRMEIAIAGDAPRVSCDPDALGIVLTNLIGNGVKYGNDGGLVRISAGFAPDSFSMSVWNEGPGFSEDGKKMLFRRFSRISDPELLKRKGTGLGLYTTWRIVNLHGGRIWARSEQGKWAEFSFTIPQTKRGD